A part of Geothrix oryzae genomic DNA contains:
- a CDS encoding N-acetylmuramoyl-L-alanine amidase family protein, giving the protein MGGLIGRSLLLVPVAFAAVAQEPAPILAHARTPEGRAILLRFQFKKGLSVEGKALPRAFLAKGMDPGGWVPFEGLSPEGKRWALAALFPEDQWRQGEVRHIIRHPEVESVWTLAALFTGHGQNYDRLMAENPDLPEKLREGDTWRIPRSLLSVDLGGTGRGPDRSQPEDDLDDEARVAAYRGLLTFGEDAQGKYAAYRMRKGEALYSSVVIRYTDRVDPKGVNELADRIAKRSGIADVRGIQPGQLIKIPVAFLADPFQSEGSLGLAEDREIRAEVRRTVRVEAGPKLKGVRIVLDAGHGGVDPGARANGLWESDFVYDIAMRVRRLLEQETEAQVSSTIVYPGLGLKSRELIRTPSRTAEILTSPPFAVDGESPSAVSVHLRWVLANDLFAAFRRAKGDAQKTLFLSFHADSLHPSARGSMIYVPGAALVPTTFALGGAKTARVAEGRRSSRVAFTGREKLQGEARSRQFSEALLSALHRDRIPVHANRPIRNVIYRGGGKWVPAVIRYSSGATKALIEVANLTNEDDAANLRDPEFRERYAAAVVNAIRAYYRK; this is encoded by the coding sequence GTGGGAGGCCTGATCGGCCGGAGCCTTCTGCTCGTACCCGTGGCCTTCGCCGCGGTGGCGCAGGAGCCCGCGCCCATCCTGGCCCACGCCCGGACGCCCGAGGGCCGGGCCATCCTCCTCCGCTTCCAGTTCAAGAAGGGCCTGAGCGTCGAAGGGAAGGCCCTGCCGAGGGCTTTCCTGGCCAAGGGCATGGATCCGGGCGGGTGGGTGCCTTTCGAAGGCCTGAGCCCGGAAGGGAAGCGCTGGGCCTTGGCCGCCCTGTTCCCTGAGGACCAGTGGCGCCAGGGCGAAGTCCGCCACATCATCCGCCACCCCGAAGTGGAATCGGTCTGGACCCTGGCGGCCCTGTTCACGGGGCACGGACAGAATTACGACCGCCTCATGGCCGAGAACCCGGACCTGCCGGAGAAACTGCGGGAAGGCGACACCTGGCGCATCCCCCGCAGCCTGCTGTCGGTGGATCTGGGCGGCACCGGGCGGGGGCCGGACCGCTCCCAGCCCGAGGACGACCTGGACGATGAGGCGCGGGTGGCGGCCTACCGCGGGTTGCTCACCTTCGGCGAGGACGCGCAGGGCAAGTACGCGGCCTATCGCATGCGCAAGGGCGAGGCGCTGTATTCGAGCGTGGTCATCCGCTATACCGACCGGGTGGATCCCAAGGGCGTGAATGAACTTGCAGACCGCATCGCCAAGCGCAGCGGCATCGCCGATGTGCGCGGCATCCAGCCCGGCCAGCTCATCAAGATCCCCGTCGCCTTCCTGGCCGACCCGTTCCAGTCCGAGGGCAGCTTGGGGCTGGCGGAGGATCGGGAGATCCGCGCCGAGGTCCGCCGCACCGTGCGTGTGGAAGCCGGTCCCAAGCTCAAGGGCGTGCGGATCGTGCTTGATGCGGGGCATGGTGGTGTGGACCCCGGCGCCCGGGCCAACGGCCTATGGGAGTCCGATTTCGTCTACGACATCGCCATGCGCGTCCGCCGCCTTCTCGAACAGGAGACCGAGGCCCAGGTGAGCAGCACCATCGTCTATCCCGGCCTCGGGCTCAAGAGCCGGGAGCTGATCCGGACTCCCAGCCGCACCGCGGAGATCCTCACCAGCCCGCCCTTCGCGGTGGATGGGGAGAGCCCTTCGGCCGTGAGCGTCCATCTGCGGTGGGTGCTGGCCAACGACCTCTTCGCCGCCTTCCGCCGGGCCAAGGGCGATGCCCAGAAGACGCTGTTCCTGAGCTTCCACGCCGACAGTCTCCATCCCTCGGCCCGGGGCTCGATGATCTATGTTCCCGGCGCGGCGCTGGTGCCGACGACCTTCGCCCTCGGCGGCGCGAAGACCGCCCGCGTGGCCGAGGGGAGGCGCTCCTCCCGCGTGGCCTTCACCGGGCGGGAGAAACTGCAGGGGGAGGCCCGCAGCCGGCAGTTCTCCGAGGCCCTCTTGAGCGCGCTGCACCGGGACCGCATCCCCGTCCACGCCAACCGCCCCATCCGCAATGTCATCTACCGGGGCGGCGGAAAGTGGGTCCCTGCCGTCATCCGCTACAGCTCGGGAGCCACCAAAGCCCTGATCGAAGTGGCCAACCTCACGAACGAGGATGATGCGGCCAACCTGCGCGATCCCGAGTTTCGCGAACGCTACGCGGCCGCGGTCGTCAATGCGATCCGGGCGTACTACCGGAAATAG
- a CDS encoding ATP phosphoribosyltransferase regulatory subunit, which translates to MPVRTPHFPDLLFGSAARLRRWEDALMGLLQSHGYRELHPSLVLREAVPEGALRFFDGDDLVALRWDFTVALAGLLTRGFPEPPPRVAYAGAVFRRPVQPWEAVERFEVGCERIQPEGEASAEADVELARLLMAIPGCLGLKSAILHLGNAALVRRPLEAEGLFGALSDAVVAALSRRAPHRVREALDGHPSAARLAAHAEALLSELDGPGTLDALESSPYAGLLEAEREHMDRALQALLPILPPNLELRVDLADVAGLGFYTGPTLRLWAPGAQQELAAGGRYDRLFPDLGRPWQAAGFCVRLSRLLDLADTRPDLFEEPR; encoded by the coding sequence ATGCCCGTCCGCACCCCCCACTTTCCCGACCTGCTTTTTGGCTCCGCCGCCCGCCTCCGCCGTTGGGAGGATGCCCTCATGGGCCTTCTCCAATCCCACGGCTATCGCGAACTCCATCCCTCGCTCGTGCTGCGGGAAGCCGTCCCAGAGGGCGCCCTGCGCTTCTTCGACGGCGACGACCTCGTGGCCCTGCGCTGGGACTTCACCGTGGCCCTGGCGGGCCTGCTGACCCGGGGCTTCCCCGAACCCCCGCCGCGGGTGGCCTACGCGGGCGCGGTCTTCCGCCGCCCGGTGCAGCCCTGGGAAGCCGTCGAACGCTTCGAGGTGGGCTGCGAGCGCATCCAACCCGAGGGCGAGGCCTCGGCCGAGGCCGATGTGGAGTTGGCCCGCCTGCTCATGGCCATCCCCGGCTGTCTTGGCCTGAAGAGCGCCATCCTGCACCTGGGCAACGCGGCCCTGGTGCGCCGGCCCCTGGAGGCGGAGGGGCTGTTCGGGGCCCTCTCCGACGCCGTGGTGGCGGCCCTCTCGCGCCGCGCCCCCCACCGGGTGCGGGAAGCCCTGGATGGCCATCCTTCCGCCGCGCGCCTGGCCGCCCATGCCGAGGCCCTGCTGTCTGAGCTCGACGGCCCCGGCACCCTGGATGCCCTGGAGTCGAGTCCCTATGCGGGTCTGCTGGAGGCCGAGCGGGAGCACATGGACCGCGCCCTCCAGGCCCTGCTGCCCATCCTCCCCCCCAACCTCGAGCTGCGGGTGGACCTCGCCGATGTGGCGGGGCTCGGCTTCTACACGGGCCCCACCCTGCGGCTCTGGGCCCCCGGCGCTCAGCAGGAACTGGCCGCGGGCGGTCGCTATGACCGCCTCTTCCCCGACCTGGGCCGCCCCTGGCAGGCCGCCGGATTCTGCGTGCGGCTCTCCCGCCTGCTCGACCTCGCCGACACCCGGCCCGACCTCTTCGAGGAGCCCCGATGA
- a CDS encoding 3-hydroxyacyl-CoA dehydrogenase family protein, with protein sequence MTGPLAVLGPGVLGLSAAQWAAECGVEVRLLGRDPGHAERGLRQLEDRWITAIRKGLLTPAEVDRARGRIRTGALGPRALDGVSALLEALPEALDGKAAALASAGAWGAPDLLLLSGTSALPISDLAGAAGLQGRLLGFHLFVPVPRMGVVEIAVPPGMPEALILRAQSLGQSLRKRVVTVKDQPGFAAARMALAQGLEAMRLLEAGVATAQDLDALMTLGYGHPVGPLELSDRVGLDLRLRIAEGLFQASGDPRFAPPELLREKVARGETGRAAGRGFFPWDAQGRRL encoded by the coding sequence TTGACGGGCCCCCTGGCCGTCCTCGGTCCCGGCGTCCTCGGCCTTTCCGCCGCCCAGTGGGCCGCCGAATGCGGTGTGGAGGTGCGTCTGCTCGGCCGGGACCCGGGCCATGCCGAGCGTGGCCTGCGCCAACTGGAAGACCGATGGATCACCGCCATCCGGAAGGGCCTCCTGACCCCAGCCGAGGTCGACCGGGCCCGGGGCCGGATCCGAACCGGGGCCCTCGGCCCCCGGGCCCTGGATGGGGTTTCCGCGTTGCTGGAGGCCCTCCCCGAGGCCCTGGACGGCAAAGCTGCGGCCCTGGCCTCAGCGGGTGCCTGGGGAGCCCCGGACCTGCTGCTCCTCTCAGGCACCTCCGCCCTGCCCATCTCCGACCTGGCCGGGGCCGCCGGGCTCCAGGGCCGGTTGCTGGGCTTCCATCTCTTCGTCCCGGTCCCCCGGATGGGCGTGGTGGAGATCGCGGTCCCCCCCGGAATGCCGGAAGCGCTGATCCTCCGGGCCCAGTCCCTTGGCCAGTCCCTCCGCAAGCGCGTGGTGACCGTGAAGGACCAGCCCGGCTTTGCCGCCGCCCGCATGGCCTTGGCCCAGGGCCTGGAGGCCATGCGGCTCCTGGAAGCCGGCGTGGCGACGGCTCAGGATCTGGATGCCCTGATGACCCTCGGATATGGCCATCCGGTGGGGCCCCTCGAGCTTTCGGATCGCGTCGGCCTCGACCTGCGCCTCCGCATCGCCGAAGGACTCTTCCAGGCTTCCGGGGATCCGCGCTTCGCTCCGCCGGAGCTTCTGCGGGAGAAGGTGGCCCGGGGCGAAACCGGACGCGCAGCCGGGCGGGGGTTCTTCCCATGGGATGCGCAAGGGAGGCGCCTATGA
- a CDS encoding PP2C family protein-serine/threonine phosphatase → MLIDYAAITHPGKVRRNNEDAYLLSALDGEEPIINGPAQPLKVGEPGLLVAVADGMGGAAAGEVASREGLAAVALHLFGHWGRLAPGKGREVDLLKALESAVERASDAVLRYSDDDRTARGMGSTLTAAVLWNGCVYVAQIGDSRAYLLRQGVLHQITEDQTLVNDLVAQGTLTREQARTHPQRNMITQALGSPQPLRVALSRLVLRRGDRLLCCSDGLHGEVTDARIGEVLGQDASPRQGLERLLDEAIAHGARDNVTGVVLVLNDPGLPLPGPDEPLDLAHPQAQTAGRGFWDRLRGLFGGGAS, encoded by the coding sequence ATGCTGATCGATTACGCCGCCATCACCCATCCGGGCAAGGTCCGGAGGAACAACGAAGATGCCTACCTCCTCAGCGCGTTGGACGGCGAGGAGCCCATCATCAACGGCCCGGCCCAACCCCTGAAGGTGGGCGAGCCCGGTCTGCTCGTGGCCGTGGCGGACGGCATGGGCGGCGCGGCAGCCGGCGAGGTCGCCAGCCGTGAAGGGCTGGCCGCTGTGGCGCTGCATCTTTTCGGCCACTGGGGTCGCCTGGCGCCTGGCAAGGGCCGCGAAGTGGACCTGCTCAAGGCGCTGGAATCCGCCGTGGAAAGGGCCAGCGACGCCGTGTTGCGCTACTCCGACGATGACCGCACGGCCCGGGGCATGGGCTCCACGCTGACCGCCGCCGTGCTCTGGAACGGCTGCGTCTATGTCGCCCAGATCGGCGATTCCAGGGCCTACCTACTGCGGCAGGGCGTGCTGCACCAGATCACTGAGGACCAGACATTGGTGAACGATCTGGTGGCCCAGGGAACCCTCACCCGCGAACAGGCCAGGACCCATCCACAGCGGAACATGATCACCCAGGCCCTGGGCTCGCCCCAGCCGCTGCGGGTGGCGCTGTCCCGCCTCGTCCTTCGCCGGGGCGACCGCCTGCTCTGCTGCTCGGATGGCCTGCACGGCGAGGTGACCGATGCGCGCATCGGCGAAGTGCTGGGCCAGGACGCCAGCCCCCGGCAGGGGCTCGAGCGGCTCCTGGATGAGGCCATCGCGCACGGCGCCCGGGACAATGTCACCGGCGTCGTCCTCGTTCTCAATGATCCCGGCCTTCCCCTACCCGGGCCGGATGAACCCCTCGATCTGGCGCATCCCCAGGCCCAGACCGCAGGTCGCGGATTTTGGGACCGCCTTCGCGGGCTTTTCGGAGGGGGTGCCTCATGA
- the hisG gene encoding ATP phosphoribosyltransferase, whose protein sequence is MTLQTLLIAFPKGRLGDELVPKLAGTPLALDAQALKSRVLRIPTATPGVAALLLKGADLPRYVAAGVASLGIVGSDTLDELDMDLLELADLGFGACRLSLCAQAGITLDALRAKPHLRLATKFPKATEAWLTREGLTAELVPLSSSAELAPLLGLADAIVDLVQTGGTLKAHGLVETAVLGRSSARLVAARGAYLSEPGRIRPLADLLMATLR, encoded by the coding sequence ATGACGCTCCAGACGCTGCTCATCGCCTTCCCCAAGGGCCGCCTCGGCGACGAGCTGGTGCCGAAGCTCGCCGGCACGCCCCTGGCCCTGGATGCCCAGGCCCTGAAATCCCGGGTGCTGCGCATTCCCACGGCCACGCCCGGCGTGGCCGCGCTGCTCCTCAAGGGCGCCGACCTGCCCCGCTATGTGGCGGCCGGCGTGGCGTCCCTCGGCATCGTGGGCTCGGACACCCTGGATGAGCTGGACATGGATCTGCTCGAGCTGGCGGACCTGGGCTTCGGCGCCTGCCGTCTGTCCCTCTGCGCCCAGGCGGGCATCACGCTGGACGCCCTGCGCGCCAAGCCCCACCTGCGTCTCGCCACCAAGTTCCCCAAGGCCACCGAGGCCTGGCTCACGAGGGAGGGCCTCACGGCCGAGCTGGTGCCCCTCAGCAGCAGCGCCGAGCTGGCGCCCCTGCTGGGCCTGGCGGATGCCATCGTGGACCTGGTGCAGACCGGCGGCACCCTCAAGGCCCACGGCCTGGTGGAAACGGCCGTGCTGGGCCGATCTTCCGCCCGCCTCGTGGCCGCCCGCGGGGCCTACCTCAGTGAACCCGGGCGTATCCGGCCCCTGGCGGATCTGCTGATGGCGACGCTGCGCTGA
- a CDS encoding NAD(P)-binding domain-containing protein gives MDEGPADADLLDLLIVGAGPAGIATAVEARQAGIQRILLLEKGPSHSFSIEKLYTPGKRVDKVYLGQAVDCEGAVCIVDGTRETVLETLDGFVRQYGLEVRSGTEVASITPLEGGGFEVLDARNTRYRTRTVVIAIGVYGRPNKPDHPIPSSLKGLIHFDLTEEIPPGESVLVVGGGNTALEYMEYLYAEHPVTLAYRGTEFTKANGVNQRILQNLEAAGQAVVWRNAGIATLRDAGEAPRAEATFKDGRIARFHHVLFALGGTTPEGFLRQAGVELDGKHPRVDHRFHSTVPGLYLAGDLVAGGKGSIVKAFNTGRAVVWEGLCQDHLECRIPGTGEKP, from the coding sequence ATGGACGAAGGACCTGCGGACGCGGATCTTCTGGACCTGCTCATCGTGGGGGCGGGGCCTGCGGGCATCGCCACCGCCGTGGAGGCCCGACAGGCCGGCATCCAGCGCATCCTGCTGCTGGAGAAGGGACCGAGCCACAGCTTCTCCATCGAGAAGCTCTATACGCCTGGCAAGCGGGTGGACAAGGTCTATCTGGGCCAGGCAGTCGATTGCGAAGGCGCCGTGTGCATCGTGGATGGCACCCGCGAGACCGTCCTGGAGACCCTGGATGGGTTCGTGCGGCAGTACGGGCTGGAGGTCCGGAGCGGCACCGAAGTCGCGAGCATCACCCCCCTGGAAGGCGGCGGATTCGAGGTGCTGGATGCCCGCAACACCCGGTACCGGACCCGGACGGTGGTCATCGCCATCGGCGTCTACGGGCGCCCCAACAAGCCCGATCATCCCATCCCGTCCAGCCTGAAAGGCCTGATCCACTTCGACCTCACCGAGGAGATCCCCCCCGGGGAGAGCGTCCTGGTGGTGGGGGGTGGGAACACCGCCCTGGAGTACATGGAATACCTCTATGCGGAGCACCCGGTGACCCTGGCCTACCGGGGGACCGAGTTCACCAAGGCCAACGGCGTGAACCAGCGGATCCTCCAGAACCTGGAGGCCGCAGGTCAGGCCGTGGTCTGGCGGAACGCCGGCATCGCCACACTGCGGGATGCCGGTGAGGCGCCTCGCGCCGAAGCCACCTTCAAGGACGGCAGGATCGCCCGGTTCCACCATGTCCTGTTCGCCTTGGGGGGCACCACGCCCGAGGGATTCCTCCGGCAGGCGGGGGTGGAACTGGACGGCAAGCACCCGCGGGTGGACCACCGCTTCCACTCCACCGTCCCTGGCCTCTACCTGGCCGGGGACTTGGTGGCCGGCGGCAAGGGCTCCATCGTGAAGGCCTTCAATACTGGCCGCGCCGTGGTGTGGGAGGGGCTCTGCCAGGACCACCTGGAATGCCGCATCCCCGGCACCGGGGAAAAACCTTGA
- the pilQ gene encoding type IV pilus secretin PilQ, translating into MNARLSSLLVAGGVVLAGIHTGSLLASPAAETSIAKATLVSAILESAGPGAKVSLGIPGMSAQPGVQVFSNPLRVVLDLPGVDRGSAVTKKDLLLLSHPLIQKARLAQFATSPKPVTRLVLEVAPGTQVVVGSGPNGVQLVLTPGEGRVQARLEGSFVPAAPARLLPIPAETLVASAPVTVSPVMTPATSASSPSPVKPLASLPAFGGGFQILPQLAASTALPVASPEAVQVPEAEKPHAVAPSQSRTGRTLGEATTRYTGAKITIDLQNTEIRDFLRILADTGKLNLVMDPDVQGNLGIKFTDTPWDQVLDVVLKNAGLGKEIQNGVMRVAKMDKLQKEEEERKKLEETKALSGELQTITRPLSYAKVGEVQKILKEMLTKRGSAILDDRTNTLIITDLPRNISLIDDLLQTLDVQIQQVQIEARVVEANKDWQREFGVKWPTSNSGATTITGGTGSTGTPWVGTQSPFWNGVQGFNRPTSGQQAAVAWAPGKDGVTSLAAPAGEIWLSFLSNRFSINAVLQALESNGTVKIVSSPKVVTQNNKKATILSGEKIPYPTQQGGAQGGAITVAFVDANLQLDVTPQITNEGTIIMDIKLEKAEADFSRTVQGTPTILRKALETQMLVRDGGTAVLGGVYVTNSTQGQAGVPFLSKIPLLGFLFRKDTKAEKNSELLIFITPRVLRQ; encoded by the coding sequence ATGAATGCTCGCCTGAGTTCCTTGCTGGTTGCAGGGGGCGTGGTCCTGGCGGGGATCCACACGGGATCCCTCCTTGCTTCGCCGGCCGCCGAAACCTCGATCGCCAAGGCCACCCTGGTCTCGGCGATCCTCGAGTCCGCCGGCCCGGGTGCCAAGGTGTCGCTCGGCATCCCCGGGATGTCCGCTCAGCCGGGCGTCCAGGTCTTTTCCAACCCGCTCCGCGTGGTTCTGGATCTGCCTGGCGTCGATCGCGGCTCCGCTGTCACCAAGAAGGACCTGCTTCTCCTGTCCCACCCCCTGATCCAGAAGGCCCGCCTGGCCCAGTTCGCGACCTCGCCCAAGCCGGTGACGCGCCTGGTGCTCGAAGTCGCCCCTGGGACCCAGGTGGTCGTCGGTTCCGGCCCCAATGGCGTCCAGCTGGTGCTGACCCCCGGTGAGGGCCGTGTGCAGGCCCGCCTCGAAGGCTCCTTCGTTCCTGCGGCACCTGCACGGCTGCTGCCGATCCCTGCCGAGACGCTCGTCGCTTCCGCTCCGGTCACCGTTTCCCCGGTGATGACGCCTGCCACCTCAGCCTCCTCCCCCTCACCCGTCAAGCCCTTGGCCAGCCTGCCCGCCTTCGGCGGCGGCTTCCAGATTCTTCCCCAGCTGGCAGCCTCGACGGCCCTGCCGGTGGCGAGCCCGGAAGCAGTTCAGGTGCCCGAGGCCGAAAAGCCGCATGCCGTAGCGCCCTCCCAGTCCCGGACCGGCCGGACCCTGGGCGAGGCCACCACCCGCTACACGGGGGCGAAGATCACCATCGACCTCCAGAACACCGAGATCCGTGACTTCCTGCGCATCCTCGCGGATACCGGGAAGCTCAACCTCGTGATGGATCCCGATGTGCAGGGCAATCTCGGGATCAAGTTCACGGACACTCCCTGGGACCAGGTGCTGGATGTGGTCCTGAAGAACGCGGGCCTCGGCAAGGAGATCCAGAACGGCGTGATGCGCGTCGCCAAGATGGACAAGCTCCAGAAGGAAGAAGAGGAGCGCAAGAAGCTCGAGGAGACGAAGGCCCTGTCCGGCGAGCTTCAGACCATCACCCGCCCCCTTTCCTATGCGAAGGTCGGGGAGGTCCAGAAGATCCTCAAGGAGATGCTCACCAAGCGGGGCTCCGCCATCCTGGACGACCGCACCAACACGCTCATCATCACCGACCTGCCGCGCAACATCTCCCTGATCGACGACCTCCTCCAGACCCTCGATGTGCAGATCCAGCAGGTTCAGATCGAAGCCCGCGTCGTCGAGGCCAACAAGGACTGGCAGCGCGAATTCGGCGTCAAGTGGCCCACATCCAATAGCGGCGCCACCACCATCACCGGCGGGACGGGTTCAACGGGTACCCCCTGGGTGGGCACCCAGTCCCCCTTCTGGAACGGCGTCCAGGGCTTCAACCGGCCCACATCGGGTCAGCAGGCGGCCGTCGCCTGGGCCCCCGGCAAGGATGGCGTGACCTCCCTGGCGGCTCCCGCTGGCGAGATCTGGCTGTCCTTCCTCAGCAACCGCTTCAGCATCAACGCGGTGCTGCAGGCCCTCGAATCCAACGGCACCGTGAAGATCGTGTCGTCCCCGAAGGTGGTGACCCAGAACAACAAGAAGGCCACCATCCTCAGCGGCGAGAAGATCCCCTATCCCACCCAGCAGGGCGGCGCCCAGGGCGGTGCGATCACCGTGGCCTTCGTGGATGCCAACCTGCAGCTGGATGTCACGCCCCAGATCACCAACGAGGGCACCATCATCATGGACATCAAGCTGGAGAAGGCGGAAGCCGACTTCAGCCGCACGGTGCAGGGCACCCCCACCATCCTCCGCAAGGCCCTGGAAACCCAGATGCTGGTGCGGGATGGCGGCACGGCGGTGCTGGGTGGCGTGTATGTCACCAACTCCACGCAGGGCCAGGCGGGTGTTCCCTTCCTGTCCAAGATCCCCCTCCTCGGGTTCCTCTTCCGCAAGGACACCAAGGCCGAGAAGAACAGCGAACTGCTGATCTTCATCACGCCGCGAGTGCTCCGCCAATAG
- the rdgC gene encoding recombination-associated protein RdgC, which yields MSMLQGTVSLKRFLVLGPVPDPKDLQAGLEQDQFRPFQDGVEEERMGWCDWRNPLITPPDPDWVSQERFAVLGLRIDTRRVPPALLKAHVDLRLQTLQKEKDLAFIGKEARISLQDEVKEELLRKVLPTPKVVEVAWDLKGGILWTTASSSKAQGALTTLFIKSFGCEIHPLAPLVLSGRLCPELPVEALMALDPLDLELEEA from the coding sequence ATGAGCATGCTCCAGGGGACCGTGTCCCTCAAACGCTTCCTGGTCCTGGGACCCGTCCCGGACCCCAAGGACCTTCAGGCCGGGCTCGAACAGGATCAGTTCCGTCCTTTCCAGGATGGGGTGGAGGAAGAGCGCATGGGCTGGTGCGATTGGCGGAACCCGCTGATCACGCCGCCCGACCCCGACTGGGTCAGCCAGGAGCGCTTCGCCGTCCTGGGCCTGCGCATTGATACGCGCCGGGTCCCGCCGGCCCTGCTGAAGGCCCATGTGGATCTGCGCCTCCAGACCCTCCAGAAGGAGAAGGACCTGGCCTTCATCGGCAAGGAGGCCCGGATCAGCCTGCAGGATGAAGTGAAGGAGGAACTGCTGCGCAAGGTCCTGCCCACGCCCAAGGTGGTGGAAGTGGCGTGGGATCTGAAGGGCGGCATCCTCTGGACGACGGCTTCCTCCAGCAAGGCCCAGGGTGCGTTGACGACCCTCTTCATCAAATCGTTCGGTTGCGAGATCCATCCCCTGGCGCCCCTGGTGCTGTCGGGGCGGCTCTGCCCTGAGCTGCCCGTGGAAGCCCTGATGGCCTTGGATCCGCTGGATCTCGAACTCGAGGAAGCCTGA
- the hisIE gene encoding bifunctional phosphoribosyl-AMP cyclohydrolase/phosphoribosyl-ATP diphosphatase HisIE — protein MTFDSLRFDADGLIPGLVQSRTGELRMMAWLNREALRLTLDTGFVTFWSRSRQALWVKGESSGNRLKLVQIRPDCDADALLIVADPEGPSCHRGTESCFDGEPWPATLPWLGRLEALLKSRKASADLNGSYTQKLFAQGVDRIAKKVVEEAGEVILAAKNDDREAFLGEAADLLFHLDLLLLERGASLLEVVEVLHHRHADRSGGPA, from the coding sequence ATGACCTTTGATTCCCTCCGATTCGACGCCGACGGCCTCATCCCCGGCCTCGTCCAGAGCCGCACTGGCGAGCTCCGCATGATGGCCTGGCTCAACCGCGAGGCCCTCCGGCTCACCCTCGACACCGGCTTCGTCACTTTCTGGAGCCGCTCCCGGCAGGCGCTGTGGGTGAAGGGCGAAAGCAGCGGCAACCGGCTGAAGCTCGTCCAGATCCGCCCCGACTGTGATGCGGACGCCCTGCTCATCGTGGCCGATCCCGAGGGGCCCAGCTGCCACCGGGGCACGGAGAGCTGCTTTGACGGGGAGCCCTGGCCCGCCACCCTGCCCTGGCTGGGCCGGCTGGAAGCCCTGCTGAAGTCGCGGAAAGCCTCGGCGGACCTCAACGGCAGCTACACCCAGAAGCTCTTCGCCCAGGGCGTGGACCGCATCGCCAAGAAGGTCGTGGAGGAGGCGGGCGAGGTGATCCTCGCCGCCAAGAACGATGATCGGGAGGCCTTCCTCGGCGAGGCGGCGGATCTCCTGTTCCACCTGGATCTCCTGCTCCTGGAGCGCGGCGCGAGCCTGCTCGAGGTCGTGGAAGTGCTCCACCACCGCCATGCGGACCGTTCCGGGGGGCCCGCCTGA
- the hisF gene encoding imidazole glycerol phosphate synthase subunit HisF, translated as MPAKRIIPCLDVKQGRVVKGVQFKDLRDLGHPVDLARRYDAEGADELVFLDIAASLEQRSTRQAWVRAVAHELSIPFTVGGGVSSVDDARGLLRAGADKVAVNTAAALRPALVSELADAFGRQCVVAAVDVKRDADLGWRVVLKGGTEPTDRSALEWLQELNELGAGEILLTSMDRDGTGDGFDLPLLEQATELPIPLIASGGAGLEIHFLEALEHGADAVLAATLFHEGILPIARLKAYLAQNDISVRISHDL; from the coding sequence ATGCCCGCCAAGCGCATCATCCCCTGCCTGGATGTGAAGCAGGGCCGCGTCGTAAAGGGCGTCCAGTTCAAGGATCTCCGCGACCTGGGCCACCCGGTGGACCTGGCCCGCCGCTACGACGCCGAAGGCGCCGACGAACTGGTCTTCCTCGACATCGCGGCCTCCCTGGAACAGCGCAGCACCCGCCAAGCGTGGGTGCGGGCGGTGGCCCATGAGCTGAGCATCCCCTTCACCGTGGGCGGGGGCGTCTCCAGCGTGGACGACGCCCGCGGCCTGCTGCGCGCGGGCGCGGACAAGGTGGCCGTCAACACCGCCGCCGCCCTCCGCCCGGCCCTGGTCTCCGAACTGGCCGACGCCTTCGGGCGGCAATGCGTGGTCGCCGCCGTGGATGTGAAGCGCGACGCGGACCTGGGATGGCGGGTGGTTCTGAAGGGCGGCACCGAGCCCACGGACCGGTCCGCCCTGGAATGGCTGCAGGAGCTGAATGAGCTGGGGGCCGGCGAGATCCTGCTGACCTCCATGGATCGCGACGGCACCGGAGATGGTTTTGATCTGCCGCTGCTCGAGCAGGCCACCGAACTGCCCATCCCGCTCATCGCCTCCGGCGGCGCGGGCCTCGAAATCCATTTCCTGGAGGCCCTGGAGCACGGCGCGGACGCCGTGCTGGCCGCCACGCTCTTCCACGAAGGCATCCTGCCCATTGCCAGGCTCAAGGCCTACCTCGCCCAGAACGACATCTCCGTGCGGATCTCCCATGACCTTTGA